The sequence TCCGAAGCTCAAGAAAAGCTTGCGGAGAATCGGCACCGCACCGAGCCCGGTGAAGATAAAGCAAGAGATGGGTCACATGCTACTGTCAAGCTCCGGTTTGGGTGCGGCGGCGGGTGAGATCGTTGAGCATGGGTGCTTGACGACTGAGAGAAAGAAAACGCCGCAGACGGTGGCGGTGGGGggcggtggtggtggtggtggtggttgcAAAGGTGGTGGCGGCATGTGTGGTGGCGGGAGACGGTCGGATTACGGATCGGGTGGTTCTGATTctcaagatcatggatcggagATCACAGACGCTTATTATGAGATGATGATCGAGGCAAATCCTGGGAATCCTCTGTTGTTAGCAAATTATGCTAAGTTTTTGAAAGAGGTGTGTGTTTGTTCAGTAAAGATCCAATCTTTTTGCTTCTTCATATGTTTCAACTTCACCATTGTGCCTGATTCttggtttaattaattttgtaggTTAAGGGAGATTTGACAAAAGCAGAAGAGTACTGTGGAAGAGCAATATTAGCCAATCCAAACGATGGCAATGTGTTGTCTCTCTATGCTGATCTAATATGGCAGACACATAAGGATTCTGCTAGAGCTGAATCTTACTTCGAACAAGCTGTTAAATCCGACCCCAATGACTGGTATTTTCTTCATCAGACACCCTTTTCCATTATCGTATTGAACTTCAACTTAATTCTCAGATACTGAAGCAAAATTTTCATGTATGTACAGTTATGTTCTAGCATCGTATGCCCGATTTCTTTGGGACGCGGATGAGGATCAAGAACACGAGGAGGAGTCGCAAAAAACAAGTGAATGCAAAGTGAAGGAGAGTCAGTACTCACCATCTAACTTTTTCCAAGATGATTCTCATTGGCCTCATCTAGCTGCAGCTTCTTGAATCTAAAGTCCTCTAGCTTCTTCCATATATGTAGTCTACTATGTACAGAGTATTGTTATGTAATGCCCTAGTGTGTTTGCTGCACCCTTTCGAAGGCCACCAAGAAGATGCCTTAATTTGTTCACATTTGCTATTTTGATTCATAGTTCGACTAAGAAATGTAAATTATGCCGTGATATAGAAACCCTTTTtgagataaaaacccaaatattGTAGACTTCTGCATGGATGCAAACGTAATCTTGTACCGAGGATGCCAGCAGATCATCTGCTGCTGCCCTTGTTTTATAATAGtgtaaatcaaatttttttagtCTTTTAAGTTACACGATATTTTGAATATCATCTTACAATCATTGGTATGATATGTGTAAAAACTACA comes from Henckelia pumila isolate YLH828 chromosome 4, ASM3356847v2, whole genome shotgun sequence and encodes:
- the LOC140865945 gene encoding uncharacterized protein, with protein sequence MLLRSSSMPVLNSWIPTSSAAVLSSPESDASPSAFPQQLTRARSVCMLPTSFDESPGRCSLTRPAVDHSDPKLKKSLRRIGTAPSPVKIKQEMGHMLLSSSGLGAAAGEIVEHGCLTTERKKTPQTVAVGGGGGGGGGCKGGGGMCGGGRRSDYGSGGSDSQDHGSEITDAYYEMMIEANPGNPLLLANYAKFLKEVKGDLTKAEEYCGRAILANPNDGNVLSLYADLIWQTHKDSARAESYFEQAVKSDPNDCYVLASYARFLWDADEDQEHEEESQKTSECKVKESQYSPSNFFQDDSHWPHLAAAS